One genomic window of Phosphitispora fastidiosa includes the following:
- a CDS encoding Tn3 family transposase encodes RPGASIYGFLSNRFASFFSRMIQASEGEAPYVLDGLLHNESSVEIYEHATDTAGATETTFSMFHAFGYRLIPRIRNLGNRRLFVIDRDPA; translated from the coding sequence CGACCGGGGGCGTCGATCTATGGCTTCCTGTCCAACCGTTTTGCTTCCTTCTTCTCCCGCATGATCCAGGCATCCGAGGGCGAAGCCCCCTACGTTCTCGACGGCCTCCTTCACAACGAAAGCTCCGTCGAAATCTATGAGCACGCAACCGATACCGCTGGCGCCACCGAAACGACGTTCTCCATGTTCCACGCCTTTGGCTACAGGCTCATTCCCCGTATCCGCAATCTCGGCAATCGCAGGCTCTTTGTCATTGATCGCGATCCGGCTT